The proteins below are encoded in one region of Cohaesibacter intestini:
- a CDS encoding carbohydrate ABC transporter permease — protein MISGSKTKSPLMWVVHLSVVLLVLLWTMPTIGLFVSSIRDKDQLAVSGWWTALFSSEQNLIGRSLGPDSQIEKDGVFVIRGNILEETEKAGKITAFGWRAQEPTAYEPGAVAEMRKGQTLKVEADGSYELTSATKWKGSRGKRLFHTVASPPIFTLDNYREVLTAEGIGRSFINSLTVTIPSTIIPILIAAFAAYALAWMQFPGRAILVAVVVGLLVVPLQMSLIPLLQLYNKIGAFMGVPAKTYLGIWLAHTGFGLPLAIYLLRNYISELPKEIIESARVDGASHFDIFIKIILPLSFPALASFAIFQFLWVWNDLLVAMVFLGNGEDQLVLTGRLREMLGSRGGNWEILTASAFITIIVPLGVFFSLQRYLVRGLLAGSVKGG, from the coding sequence ATGATCTCGGGATCCAAAACAAAATCGCCCTTGATGTGGGTTGTGCACCTGTCCGTTGTGCTTTTGGTCCTGCTCTGGACCATGCCGACCATCGGCCTGTTTGTCTCCTCGATCCGCGACAAGGATCAGCTGGCCGTCTCCGGCTGGTGGACAGCCCTGTTTTCCTCAGAGCAGAATCTGATCGGCCGCAGCCTTGGGCCGGACAGTCAGATTGAAAAAGACGGTGTCTTCGTCATCCGCGGCAACATTCTTGAGGAAACCGAAAAAGCCGGAAAGATCACGGCATTTGGCTGGCGTGCTCAGGAACCGACAGCCTATGAGCCGGGGGCCGTTGCGGAAATGCGCAAGGGTCAAACCCTCAAGGTTGAGGCAGATGGCTCCTATGAATTGACCTCTGCAACCAAATGGAAAGGCAGTCGCGGCAAACGGCTCTTTCATACCGTTGCCAGTCCACCGATCTTTACCCTCGACAATTACCGTGAAGTGCTGACCGCTGAAGGCATTGGCCGCAGCTTCATCAACTCGCTGACAGTGACCATTCCTTCCACCATCATCCCGATCCTGATCGCCGCCTTTGCCGCCTATGCGTTGGCTTGGATGCAGTTTCCGGGCCGTGCCATTCTGGTTGCTGTGGTGGTTGGCCTGCTGGTCGTGCCGCTGCAAATGTCGCTGATCCCGCTCCTCCAACTCTACAACAAGATCGGTGCCTTTATGGGGGTGCCTGCCAAGACCTATCTGGGCATCTGGTTGGCCCATACGGGCTTTGGTTTGCCGTTGGCGATCTATCTATTGCGCAACTATATCTCCGAGTTGCCAAAGGAGATCATCGAGTCTGCGCGCGTCGATGGCGCCAGTCATTTTGATATCTTCATCAAGATCATCCTGCCGCTCTCTTTCCCTGCTTTGGCCTCGTTTGCCATTTTCCAGTTCCTTTGGGTCTGGAACGATCTGTTGGTTGCCATGGTTTTCCTGGGCAATGGTGAGGATCAATTGGTGTTGACCGGGCGCTTGAGAGAAATGCTTGGCTCGCGCGGTGGCAACTGGGAAATCCTGACGGCTTCCGCCTTCATCACCATCATTGTGCCCCTTGGCGTCTTTTTCTCGCTCCAGCGTTATCTGGTGCGCGGTCTGCTCGCCGGCTCAGTGAAGGGTGGCTAG
- the menA gene encoding 1,4-dihydroxy-2-naphthoate octaprenyltransferase: MALQEQMTLSSLEVWLMATRPKTIILSVAPVLLAGLLVLDGTAPVHWLMLPAILISAASIQIATNLWNDATDASSGLDKASERLGPPRVTSLGLMDVTTVRKAAVGFLLLAALSGLYLVYFGGLPILAIGAIGIVCAFGYSSGPYPISGSPLGEVFVILFFGIMSVMGSVFLLTGEWTSTSFWSGVYIGLPAASVLTVNNHRDRVGDKEGGRRTLAIQLGPRKTKRLYTAMMLISCIGMIHVFNLIHHGTVSLVSLVVTAILAAYALTMPIRKLFLAETPADLNQCLVATSQFQLVWVVAFSAIMLLA; this comes from the coding sequence ATGGCGCTACAGGAACAGATGACCCTCAGCTCGCTTGAAGTCTGGCTGATGGCGACGCGACCCAAAACCATTATTTTGTCAGTTGCCCCGGTGCTACTGGCGGGCTTGTTGGTGCTTGACGGCACCGCTCCAGTCCATTGGCTGATGCTGCCTGCAATCTTGATTTCCGCCGCCTCCATCCAGATTGCCACCAATCTGTGGAACGATGCCACAGACGCCAGCTCTGGTCTGGACAAAGCCAGTGAACGATTGGGGCCACCGCGCGTGACAAGCCTTGGGCTGATGGATGTGACCACGGTGCGCAAGGCGGCGGTTGGATTTTTGCTGCTTGCGGCACTCAGTGGACTTTATCTGGTCTATTTTGGTGGTCTTCCCATTCTGGCCATCGGCGCGATCGGGATTGTCTGCGCCTTTGGTTATTCCTCCGGCCCCTACCCGATTTCCGGCTCGCCATTGGGTGAGGTCTTTGTCATTCTGTTCTTCGGCATCATGTCGGTGATGGGCAGTGTCTTTTTGCTGACTGGAGAATGGACATCAACCAGTTTCTGGTCGGGTGTCTATATCGGACTGCCGGCTGCATCCGTTCTGACCGTCAACAATCACCGCGACCGGGTTGGCGACAAGGAAGGTGGCCGCAGAACGCTGGCCATCCAGTTGGGGCCCCGCAAGACCAAGCGCCTCTATACCGCAATGATGCTGATCTCCTGCATTGGCATGATCCATGTTTTCAATCTGATTCATCATGGGACCGTCAGTCTGGTGAGCCTTGTGGTGACTGCCATTCTGGCCGCCTATGCGCTTACCATGCCGATCCGCAAACTGTTTCTGGCTGAAACGCCTGCCGATCTCAATCAATGTCTGGTCGCAACATCACAATTTCAGCTGGTCTGGGTCGTTGCCTTCAGTGCCATAATGCTGCTTGCGTAA
- a CDS encoding carbohydrate ABC transporter permease codes for MEQIASALGIVVVGVLGCVVYFVGSNWFLDRLYPADAASPEQSVRNLAMVHRIRPWLFLGPALLALTLYLVYPAVASLILSVHDKNGDTFIGLNNYIWLFQDREFHQAMFNNILWLVFVPAMSTFFGLVIAALTDRIWWGNIAKSLIFMPMAISFIGASIIWKFIYEYRGEGSVQIGLLNAVVEAMGMEPQAWITLPFWNNFFLMIILVWIQTGFAMVILSAALRGIPEETIEAAVIDGANGVQIFFYIMVPQIWKTIAVVWTTITITVLKVFDIVFAMTNGQWDTQVLANLMFSWMFRGGGDFGRGATIAVIIMLLVVPIMIWNIRQANAENKGL; via the coding sequence ATGGAACAAATTGCATCCGCACTCGGCATCGTCGTCGTCGGCGTCTTGGGTTGTGTGGTCTATTTCGTCGGTTCGAACTGGTTCCTGGATCGGCTATATCCAGCTGATGCAGCCTCACCGGAACAAAGTGTGCGCAACCTGGCGATGGTACACCGGATCAGACCTTGGCTGTTTCTTGGTCCGGCCCTTCTGGCCCTGACCCTCTATCTCGTCTATCCGGCCGTCGCATCGCTGATCTTGTCGGTTCATGACAAGAATGGTGACACCTTCATTGGTCTGAACAATTATATCTGGCTGTTTCAGGACCGCGAATTCCATCAGGCGATGTTCAACAACATCCTCTGGTTGGTCTTTGTGCCGGCCATGTCGACCTTCTTCGGGCTGGTCATCGCCGCCCTGACCGATCGCATCTGGTGGGGCAATATTGCCAAATCGCTGATCTTCATGCCGATGGCCATTTCCTTCATCGGGGCGTCGATTATCTGGAAGTTCATCTATGAATATCGTGGTGAGGGGTCGGTTCAGATCGGCCTGCTCAACGCTGTTGTTGAAGCCATGGGGATGGAACCTCAGGCATGGATCACGCTGCCTTTCTGGAACAATTTCTTCCTGATGATCATTCTGGTCTGGATTCAGACCGGCTTTGCCATGGTTATCCTGTCCGCTGCCTTGCGCGGGATCCCTGAGGAAACCATCGAGGCCGCGGTCATTGATGGTGCCAATGGTGTCCAGATCTTCTTCTACATCATGGTGCCGCAAATCTGGAAAACCATCGCCGTCGTCTGGACCACCATCACCATCACGGTGCTAAAGGTCTTCGACATTGTCTTTGCCATGACAAATGGGCAATGGGATACGCAGGTTCTGGCCAATCTCATGTTTAGCTGGATGTTCCGCGGTGGCGGTGACTTCGGGCGCGGGGCGACCATTGCGGTCATCATCATGCTGCTCGTTGTTCCGATCATGATCTGGAACATCCGTCAGGCCAACGCAGAAAATAAAGGGCTTTAA
- a CDS encoding ABC transporter substrate-binding protein, translated as MLKTLMMGVAVAALAAGSAQAMDHLKFKPGEDARLNWASYEALKKMDLKGETITVFGPWLSVDKDLFESVIAYFEEATGANVEYAGSDSFEQQIVIDTGAGSAPNIAIFPQPGLAADLASKGLLTPLSDETKSWVKDNYAAGQSWVDLGTYKGKDGKDDYFGFFFKVDVKSLVWYVPENFEDAGYEVPESMEELKALSEQIVKDGGKPWCIGLGSGDATGWPATDWVEDFMLRTQSPDVYDKWVTNEVKFNDPAVVGAIEEFGWFARNDDFVDGGAGAVGTTDFRDSPKGLFSSPPKCYMHRQASFIPSFFPEGTQLGEDADFFYFPAYAGKDLGKPVLGAGTLFAITRESKGARAFIDFLKSPIAHEVWMAQSGLLTPHKGVNVDAYANDALKKQGEILLNATTFRFDGSDLMPGKIGAGAFWTGMVDYAGGKDAQTVGDEIQKTWDALK; from the coding sequence AAAATGGATCTCAAAGGCGAAACCATTACGGTCTTCGGGCCTTGGCTCAGCGTCGATAAGGACCTGTTTGAAAGCGTTATCGCCTATTTCGAGGAAGCCACAGGCGCCAATGTCGAATATGCTGGTTCCGACAGCTTTGAACAGCAGATCGTGATTGATACCGGTGCAGGCTCCGCGCCGAATATTGCCATTTTCCCGCAGCCGGGTTTGGCCGCTGATCTGGCTTCCAAAGGCTTGTTGACCCCTCTGTCTGACGAAACCAAATCATGGGTCAAGGACAATTACGCTGCTGGTCAGTCCTGGGTTGATCTTGGTACCTACAAGGGCAAAGACGGCAAGGACGACTATTTCGGCTTCTTCTTTAAGGTCGATGTGAAATCTTTGGTCTGGTATGTGCCGGAAAACTTTGAAGATGCTGGCTATGAAGTGCCCGAAAGCATGGAAGAGCTGAAAGCGCTCAGCGAGCAGATCGTCAAGGATGGTGGCAAGCCATGGTGTATCGGTCTGGGCTCTGGCGATGCGACCGGCTGGCCTGCAACCGACTGGGTGGAAGACTTCATGCTCCGCACGCAGTCGCCAGATGTCTATGACAAATGGGTCACCAATGAAGTGAAATTCAACGATCCTGCCGTTGTTGGCGCGATCGAGGAATTCGGCTGGTTCGCGCGCAACGATGATTTCGTTGATGGCGGGGCAGGGGCCGTTGGCACCACCGATTTCCGTGATAGTCCGAAAGGTCTCTTCTCCTCTCCTCCGAAGTGCTACATGCATCGTCAGGCATCGTTCATTCCGTCCTTCTTCCCGGAAGGTACGCAGTTGGGTGAAGATGCGGACTTCTTCTACTTCCCTGCCTATGCCGGCAAGGATCTTGGCAAGCCGGTTCTGGGCGCAGGCACTCTGTTTGCGATTACCCGCGAGTCCAAAGGCGCGCGCGCTTTCATCGACTTCCTCAAGTCGCCAATCGCGCACGAAGTCTGGATGGCACAGTCTGGTCTGCTGACCCCGCATAAAGGGGTGAATGTTGATGCCTATGCGAATGATGCGCTGAAGAAACAGGGTGAAATCCTGCTCAATGCAACGACCTTCCGCTTCGACGGCTCTGACCTGATGCCCGGCAAAATTGGTGCCGGTGCCTTCTGGACCGGTATGGTTGACTATGCTGGCGGCAAGGATGCCCAGACTGTCGGTGACGAAATTCAGAAAACCTGGGACGCACTCAAATAA
- a CDS encoding alpha-glucosidase: MQNTSIDKDWWRGAVIYQIYPRSYQDSNGDGIGDLNGITQRLPYVASLGVDAIWISPFFTSPMNDFGYDVSNYCDVDPMFGTLAEFDALIAKAHELGIKVMIDLVLSHTSDLHPWFKESRSSADNDKADWYVWADAKPDGTPPNNWLSIFGGSAWEWDTGRQKYYLHNFLTSQPDLNFHNMDVQQALLDVTRFWLERGVDGFRLDTINFYVHSQSLKDNPALPPEKRSFNTTTDVNPYAFQSHLYDKSQPENLEFLKKFRAVLDEYPAATAVGEVGDEERGLEIVADYTSGGDKVHMCYGFDFLGPRVPDPKFVHDVFSDLHEAAPDSWPCWAFSNHDVVRYATRWPVNPDLQDAANHMRIALLLSMRGSVCLYQGEELGLEEADVAFEDLQDPYGIRFWPKFKGRDGCRTPMVWDETKPQAGFSEGTPWLPVADSHKPKSVAQMEARNGSLLHHYRQMLAFRKQHVALIKGDLLFVNTEGNVLTFMRELGEDRVFCAFNLVGEMQEVAFDSLNIEPLEGCDFGAQIKEGKLRLPAYGAFFGALK; the protein is encoded by the coding sequence ATGCAGAATACCAGCATTGACAAGGATTGGTGGCGTGGAGCGGTGATCTATCAGATCTATCCGCGGTCCTATCAGGATAGCAATGGCGACGGCATCGGTGATCTCAATGGCATCACCCAGCGCCTGCCATATGTGGCTTCTCTTGGTGTCGACGCCATCTGGATCTCGCCGTTCTTCACCTCGCCGATGAATGACTTCGGGTATGACGTCTCGAACTATTGCGATGTCGATCCGATGTTTGGCACATTGGCCGAGTTCGATGCCCTGATCGCCAAGGCGCACGAGTTGGGCATCAAGGTTATGATCGACCTCGTCCTCTCCCACACGTCCGACCTGCATCCATGGTTCAAGGAATCTCGCTCCAGCGCCGACAATGACAAGGCTGACTGGTATGTCTGGGCCGATGCCAAACCGGACGGCACCCCGCCCAACAACTGGTTGTCGATTTTTGGCGGCTCTGCGTGGGAATGGGACACAGGTCGGCAGAAATATTACCTGCACAACTTCCTGACCAGCCAGCCGGACCTCAACTTCCACAATATGGATGTTCAGCAGGCCCTTCTGGATGTGACCCGCTTCTGGCTTGAGCGCGGTGTCGATGGCTTCCGGTTGGATACCATCAACTTCTATGTCCACAGTCAGAGCCTGAAAGACAATCCGGCTTTGCCGCCAGAGAAGCGCAGCTTCAACACCACCACTGACGTCAATCCCTATGCCTTCCAGTCGCATCTCTATGACAAGAGCCAGCCGGAAAATCTTGAATTCCTGAAGAAGTTCCGCGCTGTTCTGGATGAATATCCAGCAGCGACCGCTGTCGGCGAGGTGGGTGACGAAGAGCGGGGGCTTGAGATTGTCGCGGACTACACCTCAGGCGGTGACAAGGTGCATATGTGCTACGGCTTTGACTTTCTGGGCCCTCGCGTACCGGATCCGAAGTTCGTCCATGACGTTTTCAGCGATTTGCACGAAGCTGCCCCTGACAGTTGGCCTTGCTGGGCCTTCTCCAACCATGATGTGGTCCGCTATGCAACGCGCTGGCCGGTCAATCCGGATTTGCAGGATGCAGCCAATCACATGCGCATTGCCTTGCTTCTTTCCATGCGCGGGTCCGTCTGCCTCTATCAGGGCGAAGAGCTTGGATTGGAAGAAGCCGACGTTGCTTTTGAAGATTTACAGGATCCGTATGGCATCCGCTTCTGGCCAAAATTCAAGGGCCGTGACGGGTGCCGAACGCCGATGGTTTGGGATGAAACCAAGCCACAGGCAGGCTTCTCCGAAGGCACTCCGTGGCTGCCCGTGGCCGATAGCCACAAGCCGAAATCGGTCGCTCAAATGGAAGCCCGCAATGGTTCGCTATTGCATCACTACCGCCAGATGCTAGCCTTCCGCAAACAGCATGTTGCCCTGATCAAAGGGGATTTGTTGTTTGTCAATACTGAAGGCAATGTGCTTACCTTCATGCGTGAATTGGGTGAGGACCGTGTCTTTTGTGCCTTCAATCTGGTGGGAGAGATGCAGGAGGTCGCCTTCGACAGCCTCAACATTGAACCACTTGAAGGCTGTGATTTCGGCGCTCAGATCAAAGAGGGCAAGCTGCGACTGCCTGCCTACGGCGCTTTCTTCGGCGCGCTCAAGTGA
- a CDS encoding ABC transporter ATP-binding protein, with protein MASLKLTNIEKAYGSTKVLKNINLEIEKGEFVVFVGPSGCGKSTLLRMIAGLESITGGSLEIDGQVVNEVPPSKRGIAMVFQTYALYPHMTVFDNMAFGMRIAKASKEEIQERVTKAAEILQLTPYLERLPKALSGGQRQRVAIGRSIVRNPKVFLFDEPLSNLDAALRVATRIEIAQLNESMPDATMIYVTHDQVEAMTLADRIVVLSTRGIIEQCGAPMELYQNPRNVFVARFIGSPAMNVYDCVVTETGDQTKVSFKTDEAGFTVQVPSAAEFKGKKAKFGVRPEDLRLAEEGEEALYDCEVRIVEKLGEVTLLYLEPPQQGAEPLIAKIPGNHDFSRGEKVRLTADDSKRHLFTEDERSFRWLSEE; from the coding sequence ATGGCAAGCCTGAAGCTCACCAATATTGAGAAGGCCTACGGCTCGACCAAGGTTCTCAAGAATATCAATCTCGAAATCGAGAAAGGCGAATTTGTCGTCTTTGTCGGACCTTCGGGATGTGGCAAATCCACTCTGCTTCGAATGATTGCCGGGCTGGAGAGCATTACTGGCGGATCGCTGGAGATTGACGGTCAGGTCGTCAACGAGGTGCCTCCGTCCAAGCGTGGTATCGCGATGGTTTTCCAGACCTATGCGCTGTATCCGCATATGACCGTGTTCGACAATATGGCGTTTGGCATGCGCATCGCCAAGGCGAGCAAGGAAGAAATCCAGGAGCGGGTCACCAAGGCTGCAGAAATTCTGCAATTGACCCCATATCTGGAGCGTTTGCCAAAAGCTTTGTCCGGTGGTCAACGCCAGCGCGTTGCCATTGGTCGCTCGATCGTGCGCAACCCGAAAGTCTTCCTGTTTGACGAGCCTCTGTCCAACCTTGATGCCGCCCTGCGTGTGGCGACCCGCATCGAGATTGCCCAGCTCAATGAGAGCATGCCGGATGCGACCATGATCTATGTGACCCACGATCAGGTCGAAGCCATGACATTGGCCGACCGGATTGTCGTCCTGTCGACCCGTGGCATCATCGAGCAATGTGGCGCACCGATGGAGCTGTATCAGAATCCACGCAACGTCTTTGTCGCCCGCTTCATCGGCTCGCCTGCCATGAATGTCTATGACTGCGTTGTCACCGAGACCGGCGACCAGACCAAAGTTTCCTTCAAGACAGACGAAGCAGGCTTCACCGTTCAGGTGCCAAGTGCGGCCGAGTTCAAAGGCAAGAAAGCCAAATTTGGCGTTCGCCCGGAAGATCTCCGTCTGGCAGAGGAAGGCGAGGAAGCCCTGTATGATTGCGAAGTGCGGATCGTCGAGAAACTGGGTGAAGTCACGTTGCTCTATCTTGAGCCGCCGCAACAGGGAGCCGAGCCTCTGATTGCCAAAATTCCCGGCAATCATGACTTTTCCCGCGGCGAAAAAGTTCGTCTGACGGCAGACGATTCCAAGCGTCATCTCTTCACCGAGGACGAGCGCTCTTTCCGTTGGCTCAGCGAAGAATAA
- a CDS encoding copper chaperone PCu(A)C, protein MKQLLLAATLILTAASAQAADWSVGSITVSDPFARATAGKAKAGGGFLMITNKGEADRLVAARADVSATTELHTHIHEGNVMKMRQVEAIDVPANGEVALQPGGFHVMFMGLNGPLKKGETFPLELTFEKAGKVTVDVSIASIGAKTAPNMDHSKMDHSEMDHSTMDKADMKHDDMQQGDMEKHDHGKMDHSKN, encoded by the coding sequence ATGAAACAACTTCTCCTTGCCGCAACCCTCATCCTGACCGCCGCGTCTGCGCAGGCTGCGGACTGGTCCGTCGGCTCGATCACCGTTTCTGATCCCTTCGCCCGCGCGACTGCAGGCAAGGCAAAAGCTGGCGGTGGATTTCTGATGATCACCAATAAGGGCGAAGCAGATCGATTGGTCGCAGCCCGTGCCGATGTGAGTGCGACCACCGAACTGCATACCCACATCCATGAAGGCAATGTGATGAAGATGCGTCAGGTCGAGGCGATTGATGTGCCCGCCAATGGCGAAGTCGCCCTGCAACCGGGCGGTTTTCATGTCATGTTCATGGGACTCAATGGGCCGCTGAAAAAGGGCGAGACTTTTCCGCTGGAACTGACCTTCGAGAAGGCGGGCAAGGTCACGGTTGACGTCTCAATTGCTTCGATCGGGGCCAAAACGGCTCCGAATATGGACCATTCTAAGATGGACCATTCCGAGATGGATCATTCCACAATGGATAAGGCCGACATGAAGCATGACGACATGCAACAGGGCGACATGGAGAAGCATGATCACGGCAAGATGGATCATTCCAAAAACTGA
- a CDS encoding bile acid:sodium symporter family protein: MNTPLIPLGLALIMITVGLSVRLQDFKALFQQLRAVGAGIVAQILFLPLIAFGVALITKLDTVYAIGLIILAAAPGGITSNLLTVLARGKTALSISLTIITNLLAFITIPTALSAAFLLFRETGLAGSESNLYALPFGETALKVLAISALPLAIGMTLRHFLPSLIKRIESPAKFVASAIFAAIVFTSFYSEWSSITAHWSTVGPAVILLNGLAIASALIISQIFKLETRQSLTIAIECGLQNVALALVIANFLGDGRFMVPSSIYALVMNVSVLILIAVGNRLSSNAVETKHNS; the protein is encoded by the coding sequence GTGAACACACCTCTCATTCCTCTGGGTTTGGCACTGATCATGATTACGGTTGGACTGTCGGTTCGACTGCAAGATTTTAAAGCTCTGTTTCAGCAATTGCGGGCTGTCGGTGCGGGTATTGTGGCACAAATCCTGTTTCTGCCTCTGATTGCCTTCGGTGTAGCGTTGATCACCAAACTTGACACAGTCTATGCCATCGGCTTGATCATTCTGGCAGCAGCCCCCGGCGGCATCACCTCGAACCTTCTCACCGTGCTGGCGCGCGGCAAGACCGCTCTGTCGATTTCGCTGACGATCATCACCAACCTTCTTGCCTTCATTACCATCCCAACGGCCCTCTCTGCCGCCTTCCTTCTGTTCCGCGAAACGGGTTTGGCTGGCTCCGAGTCCAATCTCTATGCCCTGCCATTTGGTGAAACCGCGTTAAAGGTTCTGGCCATTTCTGCCCTGCCGTTGGCAATCGGCATGACCTTGCGACATTTCCTGCCAAGCTTGATCAAGCGAATTGAAAGCCCGGCGAAATTTGTGGCCTCGGCGATTTTCGCTGCCATCGTCTTCACCTCCTTCTACAGCGAGTGGAGCAGCATCACAGCCCATTGGAGCACCGTTGGCCCCGCCGTGATCCTGTTGAACGGTTTGGCCATCGCGTCTGCCTTGATCATCAGCCAGATCTTCAAGCTGGAAACTCGTCAGTCGCTGACCATCGCCATTGAGTGCGGCTTGCAGAATGTGGCCTTGGCTTTGGTGATTGCCAATTTCCTCGGCGACGGACGCTTCATGGTGCCGTCCTCGATCTATGCGCTGGTTATGAATGTCTCCGTGCTGATCCTGATCGCCGTTGGCAACCGGCTGTCATCGAACGCGGTCGAAACCAAGCATAACAGCTAA
- a CDS encoding aspartate aminotransferase family protein, translating into MNEMSSKPNDLSSFWMPYTANRAFKKDPRMVVSANGMHYKSADGREILDGTAGLWCVNAGHNAPRITEAVQKQVAELDYAPNFQFGHPKVFEFATRVSALFPEGMDHVFFTNSGSESVDTALKIALHYHRMRGDAARTRLIGRERGYHGTGFGGISVGGIVKNRMHFGSLLTGVDHLPHTHDLARNAFSRGCPEHGVERADALIDIAALHDPSTIAAVIVEPMAGSTGVLLPPKGYLKRLRELCDRYGILLIFDEVITAYGRLGSASAADYFDVKPDIITTAKGLTNAVVPAGAVIVANKIYESAMEHADAAIELFHGYTYSGHPLAAAAGIATLDTYAEEGLFERAASLSSYWEDAIHSLKGTRHVIDLRNLGLVGAIELESRPNAPTARASEAMVKAWEKGAMIRVTGDIIALSPPLIIKKEQIDELMDIIRSVLESID; encoded by the coding sequence ATGAACGAGATGTCTTCCAAGCCCAATGACCTGTCCAGTTTCTGGATGCCCTATACCGCCAACCGGGCCTTCAAAAAGGATCCCCGTATGGTCGTGTCTGCCAACGGGATGCATTACAAGAGCGCCGATGGCCGTGAAATTCTCGATGGCACAGCAGGACTGTGGTGCGTCAATGCGGGCCACAATGCCCCCCGGATCACCGAAGCGGTCCAGAAGCAAGTTGCCGAGCTTGACTATGCCCCGAACTTCCAGTTCGGCCATCCCAAGGTGTTCGAGTTTGCCACGCGCGTATCGGCCCTGTTTCCTGAAGGCATGGACCATGTCTTTTTCACAAATTCCGGCTCGGAATCGGTCGATACGGCCCTGAAGATTGCCTTGCATTATCACCGTATGCGGGGCGACGCGGCCCGTACCCGACTGATTGGCCGCGAACGGGGCTATCATGGCACCGGGTTTGGTGGCATTTCGGTGGGTGGCATCGTCAAGAACCGCATGCATTTCGGCTCGCTTCTGACAGGGGTGGATCATCTGCCCCACACCCATGATCTGGCGCGCAATGCCTTCTCACGCGGTTGCCCTGAGCATGGGGTGGAACGAGCTGACGCGCTGATCGACATCGCGGCCTTGCACGATCCTTCGACCATTGCAGCGGTGATCGTCGAGCCGATGGCTGGATCAACCGGCGTGCTGTTGCCGCCGAAGGGATATTTGAAGCGCTTGCGGGAATTGTGTGACCGCTATGGCATCCTGTTGATCTTTGATGAGGTGATCACCGCCTATGGGCGTCTGGGATCGGCCAGTGCTGCGGATTATTTCGACGTGAAGCCGGACATCATCACCACCGCAAAAGGCCTGACCAATGCAGTGGTGCCTGCGGGGGCCGTGATTGTTGCCAACAAGATCTATGAGTCTGCCATGGAACATGCCGATGCGGCGATTGAGCTGTTCCATGGTTATACCTATTCGGGTCATCCGCTGGCGGCGGCGGCCGGTATTGCGACGCTTGATACCTATGCTGAGGAAGGGCTGTTTGAGCGGGCTGCCTCGCTTTCTTCCTATTGGGAAGATGCGATCCATAGCCTTAAAGGCACACGTCATGTGATCGATTTGCGCAACCTTGGTCTTGTCGGCGCCATCGAGTTGGAATCACGTCCGAATGCACCAACCGCACGGGCCAGCGAGGCAATGGTCAAGGCCTGGGAAAAAGGGGCCATGATCCGGGTAACCGGCGACATCATCGCCTTGTCGCCACCACTGATCATCAAGAAAGAGCAGATTGACGAACTGATGGATATCATTCGCTCGGTTTTGGAATCGATTGACTGA
- a CDS encoding cupin domain-containing protein → MRTDIGQRLRQVRLAHGLSQRALAKRAGVANATISQIESGDANPSVGALKRILDGLEMDMGQFFTLELSDGGRHFYKASELVEIGRGKTSFRLVGADRPQKAIQMLHETLMPGADTGRVFLSHQGEECGIVISGSLEVTVGEARQVLRAGDAWYFDSALPHRFRNKGAEPCICISACTPPSF, encoded by the coding sequence ATCCGAACAGATATCGGTCAGCGACTGCGTCAGGTGCGATTGGCGCATGGCCTCTCCCAGCGGGCCCTGGCCAAGCGGGCAGGAGTTGCCAACGCCACCATTTCGCAAATAGAGAGCGGAGATGCCAATCCATCTGTCGGGGCACTCAAGCGCATCCTCGATGGACTTGAGATGGATATGGGCCAATTCTTCACCCTTGAGTTGAGCGATGGTGGTCGGCATTTCTACAAGGCCAGCGAGTTGGTCGAGATCGGGCGTGGCAAGACCTCGTTCCGGCTCGTTGGGGCAGATCGCCCACAGAAGGCCATTCAAATGCTGCATGAAACGCTGATGCCGGGCGCTGACACCGGCAGGGTCTTTCTCAGTCATCAAGGCGAGGAATGCGGTATCGTGATATCAGGCAGCCTTGAGGTGACCGTCGGCGAGGCGCGTCAGGTCTTGCGAGCCGGGGATGCCTGGTACTTCGATAGTGCGTTGCCACACCGCTTTCGCAACAAGGGGGCCGAGCCCTGTATTTGCATCAGTGCCTGCACGCCGCCCTCCTTCTGA